A genomic stretch from Candidatus Cloacimonadota bacterium includes:
- a CDS encoding MFS transporter yields MVPKNLQYYKFCTYGFLKNLRFFDPFIILFFREMGFSFLQIGTLFSIREIATGILEIPTGFFADSYGRKFSMVLAFVSYIFSFIIFYLFPYFGLYVLAMVLFAFGEAFRSGTHKAMILDYLKLHYITDRKIEYYGHTRSASQIGSAVSALMAGILVFFAESYRIIFLASIVPYILGLMLMLTYPNYLNGKITKIERLSFWKGVASNFKATLRNFVQMFKNSLLLRAYFNSASFDGLFKAVKDYLQPILQTFALSLPILVSLGNQRSTIIISITYFVLFILSAYASRRSQNFVSHFKNVTTAINRSYMFGLTAVILAGVATYVDVKIFAIVLFIIVYMLQNVRRPMNVGFISENIDSHVMATGLSVETQLKTIFIVILSPLMGFLADTFGVGIALGLIGLLVSMGYSFVKVAERKH; encoded by the coding sequence ATGGTTCCTAAGAATCTGCAGTATTACAAATTTTGCACCTACGGTTTCCTGAAAAATCTTAGGTTCTTCGATCCCTTCATTATCCTGTTTTTCAGAGAAATGGGATTTTCCTTTCTTCAAATAGGAACGCTTTTCTCTATCAGGGAAATTGCCACAGGCATTCTTGAGATACCTACCGGATTTTTCGCAGATAGTTATGGACGAAAATTTTCAATGGTTCTCGCCTTTGTGAGTTACATTTTTTCATTCATTATCTTTTACCTTTTCCCTTACTTTGGATTATATGTCCTTGCTATGGTTTTGTTTGCATTTGGTGAAGCATTCAGGTCGGGAACGCATAAAGCAATGATTCTCGATTACCTAAAACTGCATTACATTACCGACCGCAAGATCGAATATTACGGTCACACAAGAAGCGCTTCGCAGATCGGTTCTGCGGTATCGGCACTCATGGCAGGAATTCTAGTATTTTTTGCAGAATCGTATCGGATTATCTTTCTTGCTTCAATCGTGCCGTACATCCTTGGTCTTATGCTTATGCTCACCTATCCAAACTATTTGAATGGCAAAATTACAAAGATCGAACGGTTATCATTCTGGAAGGGAGTTGCATCAAACTTCAAAGCTACGTTAAGAAATTTTGTACAGATGTTCAAGAATTCTTTACTTCTGCGAGCTTACTTTAATTCAGCGAGTTTTGACGGGCTATTCAAAGCAGTGAAGGATTACCTGCAACCGATCTTACAGACCTTTGCATTATCCCTTCCGATCCTTGTTAGCTTGGGGAATCAACGGAGTACTATCATCATCTCGATCACGTACTTCGTCCTATTTATCCTTTCTGCATATGCTTCGAGAAGGTCACAGAATTTTGTATCACATTTCAAAAATGTAACGACAGCGATCAATAGAAGTTACATGTTCGGTCTAACTGCTGTGATACTTGCGGGTGTTGCAACATATGTTGATGTGAAGATTTTTGCGATCGTTCTTTTTATCATTGTATATATGCTCCAGAACGTACGAAGACCTATGAATGTTGGTTTTATCAGCGAAAATATCGACTCACATGTTATGGCAACAGGACTGTCCGTTGAGACTCAATTAAAAACGATTTTTATTGTAATCCTATCTCCACTCATGGGATTTTTAGCTGACACATTTGGCGTCGGTATTGCACTCGGTCTTATCGGGTTGCTGGTAAGTATGGGTTATTCGTTCGTGAAAGTTGCGGAGAGGAAACATTAA
- a CDS encoding dephospho-CoA kinase, with translation MNSNRNIVGITGGIGSGKSLVAEFFINKGIPVINADRIGHNILYDEKIKDQIVAYFGKSVLDNHEINRKELGKIVFKDPEQLKVLNALVHPALIKEILRRVEQSTDPMIVIDAALLFQWSMNEICTYVILVTAPEKVKISRLVKHTHITAKEAKVRIRAQQEFPIALADFIIENDGTIKALNERITIIWEKLQQAQK, from the coding sequence ATGAATTCGAATAGAAACATTGTGGGAATAACCGGAGGGATCGGCTCGGGTAAGTCACTCGTTGCCGAGTTTTTCATTAACAAAGGAATTCCCGTGATCAATGCAGATAGAATTGGTCATAATATCCTGTATGACGAGAAAATTAAAGATCAAATCGTTGCCTATTTTGGGAAATCTGTTTTAGACAATCATGAAATCAATAGAAAAGAACTCGGAAAAATAGTTTTCAAAGATCCTGAACAGCTGAAAGTACTCAATGCACTCGTTCACCCAGCTCTTATAAAAGAAATTTTGCGAAGAGTCGAACAGTCAACCGATCCAATGATCGTGATCGATGCTGCGCTCCTGTTTCAGTGGAGCATGAACGAGATATGCACGTATGTCATTTTGGTAACTGCACCGGAAAAAGTAAAAATTTCCCGACTGGTAAAACATACTCACATAACAGCAAAAGAAGCAAAAGTGCGTATTCGAGCACAGCAGGAATTCCCCATCGCCTTAGCTGATTTCATCATTGAAAATGATGGTACAATCAAAGCTTTGAATGAGCGTATAACGATTATCTGGGAGAAGCTTCAACAAGCACAAAAATAG
- the cdaA gene encoding diadenylate cyclase CdaA, with the protein MSFLIPNVLDVIDILVVTYIIYRLILLVHGSKTYQIVWGLVLVVIIYFIAELLNLTLLGSIVRIIRDIWAIALVVLFQPEIRSALIKFGQKPFMRSLFPQKSDYRFTELINAIRAMSFSKIGGIFVLVEKVGMDDYISTGEIIDAEISEKLILTIFNKRTVLHDGAMVIKDNRIVAAKVILPLTNQTKYVQRFGTRHQAAIGISEQTDAFVIVVSEETGKISTAKNGTMKSHVSIDILTQTLMDEFE; encoded by the coding sequence ATGAGTTTTCTCATTCCAAACGTCCTTGACGTCATAGATATATTAGTAGTCACCTATATCATTTATAGGCTCATACTGCTGGTGCATGGATCAAAAACCTATCAGATTGTTTGGGGTTTGGTCCTTGTGGTGATCATCTATTTCATTGCCGAACTCCTCAATTTAACACTTCTTGGTTCTATCGTCCGCATTATACGAGATATCTGGGCTATTGCTCTCGTAGTCCTATTCCAGCCGGAAATTCGATCTGCTCTTATCAAATTCGGTCAGAAACCTTTCATGCGATCACTGTTTCCACAGAAATCAGATTATCGATTCACCGAACTCATCAATGCTATTCGGGCCATGTCTTTCAGTAAGATCGGTGGAATTTTTGTTCTGGTGGAAAAAGTCGGAATGGATGACTATATCAGTACTGGGGAGATCATCGATGCTGAAATTTCAGAAAAGCTGATCCTTACTATCTTCAACAAAAGGACCGTTCTCCACGATGGTGCAATGGTTATAAAAGACAACCGGATCGTTGCAGCAAAAGTGATCCTGCCACTTACAAATCAAACAAAATATGTACAGCGATTTGGAACACGACATCAAGCAGCAATCGGAATATCAGAGCAAACAGATGCATTTGTAATCGTGGTTTCAGAGGAAACAGGAAAGATATCAACCGCAAAGAATGGAACAATGAAATCTCATGTTTCCATCGACATCCTTACCCAGACCTTAATGGATGAATTCGAATAG
- the folP gene encoding dihydropteroate synthase, protein MDRILCVQKADDCIIELKRIGVTSQGIESMFEKSLCTAIKLKNIKLGAANIIKQDMLSIGGDAAVSRGVVNGKVNRSDVIILGNLKLIHKLIKKLSFQDIFEIPDIINRLQKLVDIKERKLPYSIKAGDRTLSFDRTHIMGVLNLTPDSFYDGGKYTKADVAMHHIEKMVNAGADIIDIGGESTRPFAEKVSVQEELDRVIPIISRAIQRFDIPFSIDTYKADVARAALVEGVRIVNDISGLHFDPDMAKTISEFNDVAVIVMHIKGTPRDMQKEPTYEDVVEEILEYLNKSIHIAEEAGIPTQQIIVDPGIGFGKRIEDNLTIIHKLYEFKCLDKPILIGCSNKSFIGWLQKSEKEERLEGTLGAHAYSILQGAHIVRVHEVAPHKKLAQIIDAIRDMRS, encoded by the coding sequence ATGGATAGAATATTGTGTGTGCAAAAGGCAGATGATTGCATTATTGAATTGAAACGGATCGGTGTAACCTCACAAGGTATTGAATCCATGTTTGAAAAATCACTCTGCACTGCGATAAAACTAAAAAACATCAAATTGGGAGCTGCTAATATCATTAAACAGGACATGCTCAGTATCGGTGGTGATGCAGCAGTTTCGCGGGGAGTCGTGAATGGTAAGGTCAATCGGTCGGATGTCATCATTCTCGGGAATCTTAAATTGATTCACAAGCTAATAAAAAAACTCTCCTTCCAGGATATATTTGAGATACCAGACATTATTAATCGTCTGCAGAAACTTGTCGACATTAAAGAAAGAAAACTACCCTACTCAATCAAAGCCGGAGATCGAACTCTTTCTTTTGATCGAACACATATTATGGGTGTTCTCAATCTTACGCCCGATTCCTTCTATGATGGCGGCAAGTACACTAAGGCCGATGTTGCAATGCATCACATAGAAAAAATGGTGAATGCGGGTGCAGATATCATAGATATCGGTGGTGAATCGACACGGCCTTTTGCAGAAAAAGTATCGGTGCAGGAAGAGCTGGACAGGGTCATTCCTATTATTTCAAGGGCAATACAGAGATTTGATATACCATTTTCAATTGATACCTACAAAGCAGATGTCGCCAGAGCAGCACTTGTTGAAGGAGTTCGAATCGTGAATGACATCAGCGGTCTTCACTTCGATCCTGATATGGCAAAGACTATTTCTGAATTTAATGATGTGGCAGTGATCGTCATGCATATTAAAGGAACTCCTCGGGATATGCAGAAAGAACCAACCTATGAAGATGTTGTTGAAGAAATTCTTGAGTACCTTAACAAGTCCATACACATTGCTGAAGAAGCAGGCATTCCGACTCAGCAGATCATTGTCGACCCAGGTATCGGATTTGGAAAACGGATAGAGGATAATCTCACGATCATTCATAAACTATATGAATTCAAATGTCTCGACAAACCAATCCTTATCGGATGCTCAAATAAAAGCTTCATCGGCTGGCTTCAGAAATCAGAAAAGGAAGAACGCCTTGAAGGTACTCTTGGTGCGCATGCTTATTCTATCTTACAGGGAGCACATATCGTTCGAGTGCATGAAGTGGCACCTCATAAAAAACTTGCACAAATCATCGATGCAATAAGAGATATGCGATCATGA
- a CDS encoding PLP-dependent aminotransferase family protein, translating to MPVNFDELFSINSRRMKKSVIRELLKLTAKPEIISFAGGLPSPDSFPVEEVKEVVNEVMEKEGKIALQYSATEGDHVLRDQLIKHSHKNGMDVKEENLLVTTSSQQGLDLTAKIFIDPGDPIIVELPSYVGGLGAFNAYGAEMIGVPHDEEGKSSKLLRQELKILNDSGNKPKFIYIVPDFQNPAGMTMSLKRRHEILELAYEFDLIILEDSPYRELRFEGDPVPTIYSLDNEGRVILLGTFSKIFAPGFRVGWILAHPQVITKLVVAKQSTDLCPPTFSQRIIGRFMEKGYLDKNIDNIKKMYRKKRDIMLDAFEKYMPEGVTWTKPEGGLFLFMRVPGHMGIDTDELFYKAVDKNVAYVIGSAFHCDDSGHDAMRINFSYPTEEQIVEGVKRLATVIKEHAK from the coding sequence ATGCCAGTTAATTTTGATGAGCTCTTTTCAATTAATTCGAGAAGGATGAAGAAGTCGGTTATTCGTGAACTTCTGAAACTCACTGCAAAACCTGAGATTATTTCCTTTGCCGGCGGTCTTCCTTCGCCTGATTCATTTCCTGTTGAAGAGGTAAAAGAGGTCGTTAATGAAGTTATGGAAAAAGAGGGTAAGATTGCATTACAATATAGTGCGACAGAAGGTGATCATGTTCTCAGAGATCAGCTGATAAAGCATTCACATAAAAATGGAATGGATGTTAAAGAGGAAAATTTACTCGTTACGACATCATCCCAACAAGGTTTAGATCTGACAGCAAAAATATTTATAGATCCGGGTGATCCGATTATTGTTGAACTTCCATCGTATGTTGGCGGTTTGGGAGCTTTCAATGCATATGGCGCAGAGATGATCGGTGTCCCGCATGATGAAGAGGGCAAGAGTTCAAAATTATTACGCCAAGAATTAAAGATTCTGAATGACAGCGGAAACAAACCAAAATTCATCTACATCGTTCCTGATTTTCAAAATCCTGCTGGAATGACTATGAGTCTTAAACGTCGCCACGAGATATTGGAACTCGCTTATGAATTTGATCTCATTATTCTTGAGGACAGTCCATACAGAGAATTGCGTTTTGAAGGAGATCCTGTACCAACAATCTATAGCCTGGATAATGAAGGACGAGTTATTCTTTTGGGAACTTTCTCTAAAATCTTTGCTCCTGGATTCCGTGTTGGCTGGATCTTAGCACATCCTCAAGTGATAACAAAACTTGTTGTCGCCAAACAATCAACAGACCTGTGTCCTCCAACATTCTCACAACGTATTATCGGTCGCTTCATGGAGAAAGGGTATCTCGATAAAAATATTGATAATATCAAAAAGATGTATCGCAAAAAACGAGATATCATGCTTGATGCCTTTGAGAAATATATGCCCGAAGGTGTTACCTGGACAAAACCGGAAGGTGGTCTTTTCCTCTTTATGCGTGTACCCGGTCATATGGGAATCGATACCGATGAGCTTTTCTATAAGGCAGTAGATAAAAACGTCGCCTATGTCATTGGTTCAGCTTTCCATTGCGATGATTCAGGTCACGATGCCATGAGAATTAACTTCTCTTATCCAACTGAAGAACAGATCGTTGAGGGAGTAAAACGTTTGGCAACTGTAATTAAAGAACATGCAAAATAA
- a CDS encoding phosphatase PAP2 family protein, with the protein MNHYRCQFSRKHCQINNIIFNFDMIKKSAPSFKDPWVWSPLLIFMMLMIIIQFMGINTKLFLLFNKANTITGDRFWGFITLFGDGLFAAVLLFPFLKKRPDIIWSVLIASIFYMIVLHSLKRILDVPRPAGVLPADTFHIIGRRLTKHAFPSGHSTTIFTLMGVIAFTFRQKAIFMWSIIFALLVGFSRIVVGAHWPIDVLAGALLGWFSAWIGVSLADKSTWGYSRISQIIYGIVLLVCTVDLLLIYNTHYPLADPIKWIAGIICLFVGIVAFYKVIFHR; encoded by the coding sequence ATGAATCATTATAGATGTCAATTTTCTCGGAAACATTGCCAAATAAATAATATCATTTTCAATTTTGATATGATAAAAAAATCTGCCCCTTCCTTCAAAGATCCTTGGGTATGGTCACCTCTTCTCATATTTATGATGCTCATGATCATTATACAATTTATGGGCATCAACACAAAGCTCTTTTTACTATTCAATAAAGCAAACACAATAACAGGTGATCGTTTCTGGGGGTTTATTACTCTTTTTGGCGATGGGCTTTTCGCAGCTGTTCTCTTATTCCCGTTCCTCAAAAAAAGACCGGATATAATCTGGAGCGTACTCATTGCATCTATATTTTATATGATCGTTCTGCACAGTCTTAAAAGAATCTTGGATGTACCCAGACCTGCTGGTGTGCTTCCTGCCGATACATTCCATATTATCGGACGGCGACTGACAAAGCATGCGTTTCCTTCCGGACATTCAACAACCATTTTTACGTTGATGGGTGTCATTGCTTTCACATTTCGGCAGAAGGCAATCTTCATGTGGAGTATCATTTTTGCTCTCCTTGTTGGATTTTCTCGGATCGTGGTTGGCGCGCATTGGCCTATTGATGTTCTTGCAGGTGCATTACTCGGTTGGTTCAGTGCTTGGATCGGAGTATCTCTTGCAGATAAATCCACCTGGGGTTACTCGAGGATTTCTCAGATCATATATGGCATTGTCCTTCTTGTCTGTACTGTTGATCTCCTACTCATTTATAATACTCATTACCCACTTGCCGATCCCATAAAATGGATAGCTGGTATTATCTGTTTGTTTGTTGGAATCGTTGCATTCTACAAGGTTATTTTTCATCGTTAG
- a CDS encoding glycosyltransferase family 39 protein — protein MKKSVLSIFDIFRDTTALLILGIGFVVRLIASIFVVPGIDEAYYGVCSYFPAWGFFDHPPIVVITAGFGRWLTDSYSPLSLRLGAIILFLISAILMYFIVRSLFERKAAIFSILFLHTIPYFFVGMGAFVIPDNALGVFWLLFILSIMKVNQTGKGIWFLLSGVSLGFAMLSKYHAILLLLSIGFCLIAFREWRRYWKSPFLYIGLLVAGLIFLPNVLWNAKHDWVSYTYQFGKGVGHHSISFTKFYQGVLVQAAYLLPWIMIILIISIVKTIDENDEHYRWLLPFALLPIGIFTLFGATQQILPHWPMPGYLAAIILTSGWMFSWKKPAVKWTFWSTGIVTTVLLIIIVIHSITGFLNLGVKMDLTLEGFGWDKVIDDLEGRNLLDDETFLFTHKYITGGELGYAAQKRYPVAVFDVGSAHHFAYWSPMDSLMGKDGIFVMHPRYTTSPEARYSEYFEEIIPLTGVMIYRNGKYEMTYNLWLCKNLQKPYPLDYGP, from the coding sequence ATGAAAAAATCAGTATTATCGATCTTTGATATTTTTAGAGATACGACCGCACTGCTTATTCTAGGGATAGGATTTGTTGTACGTTTGATCGCTAGTATATTTGTAGTACCTGGTATCGATGAAGCATACTACGGCGTCTGTTCTTATTTTCCTGCATGGGGATTTTTTGATCACCCTCCGATTGTTGTAATCACAGCTGGTTTCGGCAGATGGCTGACCGATTCGTATTCTCCGCTAAGTTTGCGTTTAGGGGCTATTATTCTATTCCTGATCTCTGCAATTCTTATGTATTTTATTGTAAGAAGTCTCTTCGAGAGGAAAGCTGCAATCTTCTCTATCCTTTTTCTGCATACGATCCCTTACTTTTTTGTTGGAATGGGAGCATTCGTCATTCCGGATAATGCACTTGGTGTATTCTGGTTACTCTTTATCCTGAGTATCATGAAGGTGAATCAAACCGGAAAAGGGATCTGGTTTTTGTTGTCTGGTGTCAGTCTCGGTTTTGCTATGCTGTCGAAATATCATGCAATTCTGCTGCTTTTGAGTATTGGATTTTGCCTGATAGCTTTCAGGGAATGGCGCAGATATTGGAAAAGTCCCTTCCTCTATATCGGGCTTCTTGTTGCAGGGCTGATATTCCTTCCCAATGTTTTATGGAATGCGAAACACGACTGGGTTTCTTATACATACCAATTCGGAAAAGGCGTTGGACATCATAGTATTTCTTTCACGAAATTCTACCAGGGGGTACTTGTTCAAGCTGCGTATCTGTTGCCGTGGATTATGATCATACTCATTATCAGTATAGTAAAAACGATCGACGAAAATGATGAACATTATCGATGGCTGCTACCCTTTGCACTTCTCCCGATCGGTATTTTTACCCTTTTCGGAGCAACTCAGCAGATACTCCCACATTGGCCCATGCCCGGCTATCTTGCTGCAATAATCCTCACCTCAGGGTGGATGTTCAGCTGGAAAAAACCAGCAGTAAAATGGACATTCTGGAGCACGGGAATCGTGACTACTGTTCTCCTCATTATCATTGTTATTCATTCGATCACGGGATTTCTTAATCTAGGGGTCAAAATGGATCTCACCCTCGAAGGATTTGGATGGGATAAGGTTATCGACGATCTGGAAGGTCGCAATTTGTTGGATGATGAAACCTTCCTTTTCACACATAAATACATCACTGGCGGTGAACTTGGCTATGCTGCTCAAAAGAGATATCCGGTAGCTGTCTTTGATGTTGGGAGCGCACATCATTTTGCGTATTGGTCTCCAATGGATTCACTGATGGGTAAAGATGGTATCTTTGTGATGCATCCACGTTATACAACGAGTCCTGAAGCTCGATATTCTGAATATTTTGAAGAGATAATTCCACTCACTGGAGTCATGATCTATCGTAATGGAAAGTATGAGATGACATATAATCTGTGGTTATGTAAAAACCTGCAAAAACCTTATCCGCTGGATTATGGTCCGTAG
- a CDS encoding HDIG domain-containing protein, whose protein sequence is MTREEALELLKQHLKNKNLRKHCLAVEAAMAHFARYFEEDEEMWALAGMLHDLDYETTVNNFVRHGKDSVELLKDKGLDEKILYAIEAHPGHVERKSNMDKVLYAVDSLTGLIVAATLMHPDKKISSLDTNFVMRRFKEKRFAAGANREQIKTCEEFGMSLEDFIDHTLQAMAGIEKELGF, encoded by the coding sequence ATGACACGAGAAGAAGCACTTGAATTATTGAAACAACACCTGAAGAACAAGAACCTTCGGAAGCACTGCCTGGCTGTGGAAGCTGCAATGGCTCATTTTGCACGATATTTCGAAGAAGACGAAGAGATGTGGGCACTTGCCGGTATGCTCCATGACCTTGATTATGAAACAACGGTGAATAATTTTGTACGGCATGGTAAAGATTCAGTTGAACTGCTCAAAGACAAAGGACTCGATGAGAAAATACTGTATGCGATCGAAGCACATCCTGGGCATGTGGAGAGAAAATCGAATATGGATAAGGTTCTCTATGCAGTTGATTCATTAACAGGACTTATCGTTGCAGCAACGCTGATGCATCCAGATAAAAAAATATCATCATTAGATACAAATTTTGTGATGAGAAGATTCAAAGAAAAACGCTTTGCAGCAGGTGCAAATAGGGAGCAAATCAAAACCTGTGAGGAATTCGGTATGTCTCTCGAAGATTTTATCGACCACACACTGCAAGCAATGGCAGGTATCGAGAAGGAATTGGGATTTTGA
- a CDS encoding PhoH family protein, whose translation MEKEQKKEQMQKIYVFDTNVVIHDPSAIYAYPKDKIVIPITVIEETDQFKKGLDEKSRNARQFSRILDGLRKQDSLAKGVKLKNGGILQVSLAHKVDGDVNDILITDVNDNLILGTAYKFQKENPDKEVIMVSKDANVRIKADAIGLKAINYEAETINFEELYTGVLKKEVTGSEVDALKKEQEVKNSFGLSFYNQFLLLYEKDKFHHNVILKYHKDEDVVRPLKFYKGEPIWGVKALNPEQEAAFDILLDDSIKIVSLIGIAGTGKTLLALAAGLQKTIQEEKFTKLIVTRPIFPLGKDIGYLPGSKKEKYNPWMQPIYDNMEILLQSHEQEDEKKEKGKFGRKRTSSLDEFLDYGFIELEPLTYIRGRSLPDQFMIVDEAQNLTPHEMKTIITRAGDRTKVVLTGDPYQIDIPYLDSESNGLSVVVEKFKDEKLSGHVTLVKGERSVLAEMAAKYL comes from the coding sequence ATGGAAAAAGAACAGAAGAAGGAACAGATGCAAAAGATATATGTGTTCGACACGAATGTGGTAATTCACGACCCATCGGCAATTTATGCATATCCTAAAGATAAAATTGTCATTCCTATTACCGTTATCGAGGAAACCGACCAGTTCAAAAAAGGGCTGGATGAAAAAAGCAGGAATGCCCGTCAATTCAGCAGAATACTCGATGGATTGCGTAAGCAGGACTCACTTGCCAAAGGAGTAAAATTAAAAAACGGCGGCATTCTCCAGGTCTCACTTGCCCATAAAGTAGATGGAGATGTGAATGATATTCTTATCACCGATGTAAACGACAACTTGATCCTCGGTACTGCTTACAAGTTCCAAAAAGAAAATCCCGACAAAGAAGTTATCATGGTTTCCAAAGACGCCAATGTGCGCATCAAGGCGGATGCAATCGGGCTGAAGGCGATCAACTATGAAGCTGAAACAATCAACTTTGAAGAACTTTATACCGGCGTTCTAAAAAAAGAAGTGACCGGATCGGAAGTGGATGCTTTAAAAAAAGAGCAAGAAGTGAAAAATTCCTTCGGACTATCATTTTATAATCAATTCCTTCTATTATATGAAAAAGATAAATTTCACCACAATGTGATTTTGAAATACCATAAGGACGAAGATGTCGTACGACCCCTTAAGTTCTACAAAGGAGAACCAATCTGGGGAGTGAAAGCGCTCAATCCGGAACAGGAAGCAGCATTTGATATCCTCCTTGATGATTCTATAAAAATCGTTTCACTCATCGGCATTGCAGGTACGGGGAAAACACTTCTTGCACTTGCTGCAGGTTTGCAGAAAACAATTCAGGAAGAAAAATTTACAAAACTCATTGTCACACGTCCGATCTTTCCACTCGGTAAAGATATCGGATATCTGCCGGGTTCAAAAAAGGAAAAATACAATCCTTGGATGCAACCGATATATGACAACATGGAAATCCTCCTCCAGAGCCATGAGCAGGAAGATGAAAAAAAGGAAAAGGGTAAATTTGGACGAAAACGCACATCCTCTCTCGATGAGTTTCTGGATTATGGATTTATCGAACTTGAACCCTTGACTTACATTCGCGGGAGAAGTCTGCCAGACCAATTCATGATCGTTGATGAAGCGCAAAACCTGACACCCCATGAGATGAAAACCATTATCACACGAGCCGGCGATCGAACAAAAGTGGTGTTGACCGGCGATCCATACCAGATCGATATACCCTATCTGGATTCTGAAAGCAATGGCTTGAGTGTGGTGGTCGAGAAATTCAAAGATGAGAAACTATCCGGTCATGTGACGCTGGTCAAGGGCGAACGCTCTGTACTGGCTGAGATGGCTGCAAAATATTTATAA
- a CDS encoding T9SS type A sorting domain-containing protein produces the protein MYSNRGTHISDLEGEGVQNYFGGGGDEEGGYYFANSLATLATSHPTYSWYPNQTGGSNEGTLIADTDFVNGNEDNGHTNLINIFDDSSNFNFFGINYTQMYLSTNGTIGFGDDPTPWHAYTFQRIPSALFGYNNMIAWCWDNLDYDSDSSADVNIRISRLSDRSIITFWHYPNLEGTQYITAQVVIFKNGNIFIMYNDDESTYDSTQNDCSIGIENADGSKGVNYRYDEEGGPIFGSNLALAFGQDESTLPAEILSGSFTASYTYNEYGSNYISIDWTTLSENDVLGWFIYRNSINDLFTAIRISSLIEGYGSTTLTHVYSYNDYTAKIHPGNVYYYWLEMIDFSGNIDQYNTIAQVVIPDIQTPGQNNNPIIYNFSASPNPFSETTSICITLEKTERVDISVYDITGRLIKKYNQLLIPSDEEYFLEFQAKDRKGDSISNGIYLISLSIEGKPYKTEKIILVK, from the coding sequence GTGTACTCTAATAGGGGTACTCATATTTCTGATCTTGAAGGTGAAGGAGTTCAAAATTACTTTGGGGGTGGAGGTGACGAAGAGGGAGGATATTATTTTGCCAATAGTCTTGCTACACTTGCCACATCACACCCAACATATAGCTGGTATCCTAATCAGACAGGTGGTTCAAACGAAGGAACTTTGATTGCTGATACTGACTTTGTTAATGGAAATGAAGATAATGGTCACACCAATCTAATAAATATATTCGATGATTCATCAAATTTTAATTTTTTTGGGATTAATTATACTCAGATGTATTTAAGTACAAATGGTACAATTGGTTTTGGAGATGATCCAACACCTTGGCATGCATATACTTTTCAAAGAATTCCAAGCGCTTTGTTTGGTTATAATAATATGATTGCCTGGTGTTGGGATAACCTTGATTATGATAGCGATTCATCAGCAGATGTAAATATCCGAATCTCGAGATTATCAGATAGGTCAATTATTACATTTTGGCATTATCCAAATTTGGAAGGAACACAGTATATTACTGCTCAAGTTGTGATATTTAAAAATGGTAACATATTTATAATGTATAATGATGATGAAAGCACATATGATTCAACACAAAATGATTGTTCAATAGGGATTGAAAATGCGGATGGAAGTAAGGGAGTAAATTATAGATATGATGAAGAAGGGGGGCCAATATTTGGATCAAACCTTGCACTGGCTTTTGGACAGGATGAATCAACACTTCCAGCAGAAATTTTATCAGGTTCCTTTACTGCATCATATACTTATAATGAATACGGATCTAATTATATCTCAATAGATTGGACTACTCTTTCTGAAAATGATGTGCTGGGATGGTTTATATATCGTAATTCAATAAATGATCTCTTTACAGCAATTAGAATATCTTCTTTAATTGAGGGATATGGTTCAACTACACTTACTCATGTATATTCCTATAACGATTACACTGCAAAAATTCATCCTGGAAATGTTTATTACTATTGGCTTGAAATGATCGATTTCAGTGGAAACATAGATCAATACAATACAATTGCACAAGTGGTAATCCCTGATATACAAACACCAGGTCAAAATAACAATCCAATTATATATAATTTTTCTGCTTCACCAAATCCATTTTCTGAAACTACTTCTATTTGCATAACTTTAGAGAAGACGGAACGAGTTGATATTTCCGTTTACGACATAACAGGGAGACTGATAAAGAAGTATAATCAATTATTAATTCCGTCAGATGAAGAATATTTTCTTGAATTTCAAGCTAAAGATAGAAAAGGAGATAGTATATCAAATGGTATATATCTGATAAGTTTATCTATTGAAGGAAAACCATATAAAACTGAAAAGATAATCCTAGTTAAATAA